A DNA window from Setaria viridis chromosome 2, Setaria_viridis_v4.0, whole genome shotgun sequence contains the following coding sequences:
- the LOC117844629 gene encoding uncharacterized protein isoform X2 translates to MATGPDLSSSSGAAAAAVPDAAPGAAAKKDRHIVSWSTEEDSVLRAQIALHGTDNWTIIAAQFKDKTARQCRRRWYNYLNSECKKGGWSREEDMLLCEAQKLLGNRWTEIAKVVSGRTDNAVKNRFSTLCKRRAKDDEPFQENGTPCSNTNAKRVLTQTGCVTPGAASSSAPMKQMSSDLKENIVPNMRLFGQEKGTHQDARQPLATLSSNNQQNVNTVKSHNLVTTTTKPLLGPEQHCVKQEGNFMNKDDPKVAILLQQADLLCSLATKIKTDDTSQSMDEAWQQLQHHLVKKDDNGMSENSESGIASLLEELDDLIVDPYESKEEDEQKIREQNGQRQTDVENEHCTGPSQASMEVTSNMVPDEMMEDHTVDNCKEVSNLCTNMLSRSTEACPDAKIPASENLSEVAEDSRLQRVESTSPGLTDFDDFIIDPYENTEEDEQNIREQNGQIDAHDNQSYGHSQATMELTPGVAPDELMEACPADSCKEDSSLCRNVLSGSMEPCPGEEKAASTNLSEVAEESRLQCIESTSPVLANFQTKECGETPAPEKPNEVVEDSRLQCVEFTSPSHTVLRAKAGAETFASPRIPVVAKDSKLPSMEFTSPAHTVLRTKAGAETFASPRSTVVAKDSKLPSMEFTSPAHTVATFQPYADYADDMPTPKFTASERNFLLSVIELTSPGSRPETSQQPSCKRALLNSL, encoded by the exons ATGGCGACCGGGCCCGATCtgagctcctcctccggcgccgccgcggcggccgtgccgGACGCCGCACCGGGGGCCGCCGCCAAGAAGGACCGCCACATCGTCAGTTGGAGCACCGAG GAGGATAGCGTGCTTCGTGCTCAAATCGCGCTTCATGGCACCGATAA CTGGACAATTATAGCGGCGCAATTCAAGGACAAGACGGCCAGACAGTGCAGGAGAAG ATGGTACAATTATTTGAACTCAGAGTGCAAGAAAGGCGGGTGGTCCCGAGAAGAGGACATGCTATTGTGTGAG GCTCAAAAACTTCTTGGCAACAGGTGGACCGAAATTGCTAAGGTTGTATCAGGAAG AACTGATAATGCAGTGAAGAATAGGTTTTCTACTTTGTGCAAAAGGAGGGCCAAGGATGACGAGCCATTCCAAGAAAATGGTACACCATGTTCCAACACAAATGCGAAGAGGGTTCTCACACAAACAGGGTGTGTGACGCCTGGTGCAGCGAGCTCCTCAGCACCCATGAAGCAGATGAG TTCTGATTTGAAGGAGAACATTGTACCAAATATGAGATTATTTGGACAGGAAAAGGGCACACATCAAGATGCCCGGCAACCTCTTGCTACCTTATCTTCAAATAATCAACAAAATGTGAATACAGTGAAATCCCACAATCTTGTTACCACAACCACAAAACCATTACTTGGTCCAGAACAGCATT GTGTGAAACAGGAGGGTAATTTCATGAACAAGGATGATCCAAAAGTTGCTATTTTATTGCAGCAAGCTGATTTGCTTTGCTCCCTTGCAACAAAAATTAAAACTGATGATACAAGCCAAAGCATGGATGAAGCATGGCAG CAACTGCAACATCATTTAGTGAAAAAAGACGACAATGGAATGTCAGAAAATAGTGAGTCTGGAATAGCTTCACTCTTAGAGGAGCTTGATGATTTAATTGTAGATCCCTATGAGAGtaaggaggaagatgaacagaAGATAAG GGAGCAGAATGGACAAAGACAAACCGATGTGGAGAATGAGCACTGTACCGGTCCTTCACAAGCTAGCATGGAAGTAACATCAAATATGGTCCCTGATGAAATGATGGAAGATCACACAGTAGATAACTGCAAAGAAGTTAGTAATCTTTGTACAAACATGCTTTCTCGAAGTACGGAAGCTTGCCCAG ATGCAAAAATACCAGCCTCTGAAAATTTGAGCGAGGTTGCCGAAGATAGCAGGCTTCAACGAGTGGAATCTACATCTCCTGGTCTAACAGATTTTGATGATTTTATCATAGACCCGTATGAGAATACAGAGGAAGATGAACAGAACATAAG GGAACAGAATGGGCAGATTGATGCGCACGATAACCAGTCTTATGGTCATTCACAAGCTACAATGGAACTAACACCAGGCGTGGCCCCTGATGAATTGATGGAAGCTTGCCCAGCAGATAGTTGCAAAGAAGATAGCAGTCTTTGCAGAAATGTGCTTTCTGGAAGTATGGAACCTTGCCCAG GTGAAGAAAAAGCAGCATCTACAAATTTGAGCGAGGTTGCCGAAGAAAGCAGACTTCAATGCATAGAATCTACCTCTCCTGTTCTAGCAAATTTTCAAACTAAGGAATGTGGAGAAACACCAGCACCAGAGAAGCCTAACGAGGTTGTTGAAGATAGCAGACTCCAATGTGTTGAATTTACCTCCCCTTCTCACACAGTTCTCCGAGCTAAAGCAGGTGCAGAAACATTTGCATCCCCAAGAATTCCTGTGGTTGCGAAAGATAGTAAGCTTCCATCTATGGAATTCACTTCCCCTGCTCACACAGTTCTCCGAACTAAAGCTGGTGCAGAAACATTTGCATCCCCAAGAAGTACTGTGGTTGCGAAAGATAGTAAGCTTCCATCTATGGAATTCACTTCCCCTGCTCATACAGTTGCAACATTCCAACCGTACGCCGACTACGCTGATGACATGCCTACTCCAAAATTCACTGCTAGT GAGAGGAATTTTCTGCTGTCTGTAATAGAGCTGACCTCACCAGGGTCAAGGCCAGAAACTTCTCAGCAGCCATCTTGCAAAAGGGCTCTTCTCAATAGCCTTTGA
- the LOC117844629 gene encoding uncharacterized protein isoform X1 has translation MATGPDLSSSSGAAAAAVPDAAPGAAAKKDRHIVSWSTEEDSVLRAQIALHGTDNWTIIAAQFKDKTARQCRRRWYNYLNSECKKGGWSREEDMLLCEAQKLLGNRWTEIAKVVSGRTDNAVKNRFSTLCKRRAKDDEPFQENGTPCSNTNAKRVLTQTGCVTPGAASSSAPMKQMRSCSSDLKENIVPNMRLFGQEKGTHQDARQPLATLSSNNQQNVNTVKSHNLVTTTTKPLLGPEQHCVKQEGNFMNKDDPKVAILLQQADLLCSLATKIKTDDTSQSMDEAWQQLQHHLVKKDDNGMSENSESGIASLLEELDDLIVDPYESKEEDEQKIREQNGQRQTDVENEHCTGPSQASMEVTSNMVPDEMMEDHTVDNCKEVSNLCTNMLSRSTEACPDAKIPASENLSEVAEDSRLQRVESTSPGLTDFDDFIIDPYENTEEDEQNIREQNGQIDAHDNQSYGHSQATMELTPGVAPDELMEACPADSCKEDSSLCRNVLSGSMEPCPGEEKAASTNLSEVAEESRLQCIESTSPVLANFQTKECGETPAPEKPNEVVEDSRLQCVEFTSPSHTVLRAKAGAETFASPRIPVVAKDSKLPSMEFTSPAHTVLRTKAGAETFASPRSTVVAKDSKLPSMEFTSPAHTVATFQPYADYADDMPTPKFTASERNFLLSVIELTSPGSRPETSQQPSCKRALLNSL, from the exons ATGGCGACCGGGCCCGATCtgagctcctcctccggcgccgccgcggcggccgtgccgGACGCCGCACCGGGGGCCGCCGCCAAGAAGGACCGCCACATCGTCAGTTGGAGCACCGAG GAGGATAGCGTGCTTCGTGCTCAAATCGCGCTTCATGGCACCGATAA CTGGACAATTATAGCGGCGCAATTCAAGGACAAGACGGCCAGACAGTGCAGGAGAAG ATGGTACAATTATTTGAACTCAGAGTGCAAGAAAGGCGGGTGGTCCCGAGAAGAGGACATGCTATTGTGTGAG GCTCAAAAACTTCTTGGCAACAGGTGGACCGAAATTGCTAAGGTTGTATCAGGAAG AACTGATAATGCAGTGAAGAATAGGTTTTCTACTTTGTGCAAAAGGAGGGCCAAGGATGACGAGCCATTCCAAGAAAATGGTACACCATGTTCCAACACAAATGCGAAGAGGGTTCTCACACAAACAGGGTGTGTGACGCCTGGTGCAGCGAGCTCCTCAGCACCCATGAAGCAGATGAG GTCTTGCAGTTCTGATTTGAAGGAGAACATTGTACCAAATATGAGATTATTTGGACAGGAAAAGGGCACACATCAAGATGCCCGGCAACCTCTTGCTACCTTATCTTCAAATAATCAACAAAATGTGAATACAGTGAAATCCCACAATCTTGTTACCACAACCACAAAACCATTACTTGGTCCAGAACAGCATT GTGTGAAACAGGAGGGTAATTTCATGAACAAGGATGATCCAAAAGTTGCTATTTTATTGCAGCAAGCTGATTTGCTTTGCTCCCTTGCAACAAAAATTAAAACTGATGATACAAGCCAAAGCATGGATGAAGCATGGCAG CAACTGCAACATCATTTAGTGAAAAAAGACGACAATGGAATGTCAGAAAATAGTGAGTCTGGAATAGCTTCACTCTTAGAGGAGCTTGATGATTTAATTGTAGATCCCTATGAGAGtaaggaggaagatgaacagaAGATAAG GGAGCAGAATGGACAAAGACAAACCGATGTGGAGAATGAGCACTGTACCGGTCCTTCACAAGCTAGCATGGAAGTAACATCAAATATGGTCCCTGATGAAATGATGGAAGATCACACAGTAGATAACTGCAAAGAAGTTAGTAATCTTTGTACAAACATGCTTTCTCGAAGTACGGAAGCTTGCCCAG ATGCAAAAATACCAGCCTCTGAAAATTTGAGCGAGGTTGCCGAAGATAGCAGGCTTCAACGAGTGGAATCTACATCTCCTGGTCTAACAGATTTTGATGATTTTATCATAGACCCGTATGAGAATACAGAGGAAGATGAACAGAACATAAG GGAACAGAATGGGCAGATTGATGCGCACGATAACCAGTCTTATGGTCATTCACAAGCTACAATGGAACTAACACCAGGCGTGGCCCCTGATGAATTGATGGAAGCTTGCCCAGCAGATAGTTGCAAAGAAGATAGCAGTCTTTGCAGAAATGTGCTTTCTGGAAGTATGGAACCTTGCCCAG GTGAAGAAAAAGCAGCATCTACAAATTTGAGCGAGGTTGCCGAAGAAAGCAGACTTCAATGCATAGAATCTACCTCTCCTGTTCTAGCAAATTTTCAAACTAAGGAATGTGGAGAAACACCAGCACCAGAGAAGCCTAACGAGGTTGTTGAAGATAGCAGACTCCAATGTGTTGAATTTACCTCCCCTTCTCACACAGTTCTCCGAGCTAAAGCAGGTGCAGAAACATTTGCATCCCCAAGAATTCCTGTGGTTGCGAAAGATAGTAAGCTTCCATCTATGGAATTCACTTCCCCTGCTCACACAGTTCTCCGAACTAAAGCTGGTGCAGAAACATTTGCATCCCCAAGAAGTACTGTGGTTGCGAAAGATAGTAAGCTTCCATCTATGGAATTCACTTCCCCTGCTCATACAGTTGCAACATTCCAACCGTACGCCGACTACGCTGATGACATGCCTACTCCAAAATTCACTGCTAGT GAGAGGAATTTTCTGCTGTCTGTAATAGAGCTGACCTCACCAGGGTCAAGGCCAGAAACTTCTCAGCAGCCATCTTGCAAAAGGGCTCTTCTCAATAGCCTTTGA